AGTTGCTCCGACGCCGTGATCTGTATCTGGCGGACGTGGTGTGAGTTCAGGACGGGCTCGAGGAAACGGTTGGCGAACCGGAACACGAGGATGTTCTGTGTCGTCTCCTTGCCGAGGAAATGGTCGATCCGGAAGATCTGGTCCTCCGTCCAGTCGCGGCTCACGTCGGCCTCGAGCCGGCGGGACGATGCCAGATCGGTCCCGAAGGGTTTCTCGATCACGAGGCGACGCGGGCCCGCCGACTCGTCGTGGAGGCCTGCGTCCCCCAGGCCCTGCGCCGCCTGCGCGAAGACCCCCGGCGGGAGGGCGAGGTAGAAGACCGCCGGCCCCTCGATGAGGTCGTCGAGGACCGCCAGTTTCGGTCCGGTCATGTCGCCCGAGCGGTAGTCGAGGCGAGCGGAGAAGCGGTTCCACGCGTCCTGGGGAACGGGCGACTCGAAGTCGTCGAGGGCCTGGCGGACGTGCTCGCGGAAGTGCTCGGGCTCCCAGTTTTCGAGGGCGTAGCCGACGATCGTGAGGTCGCCCAGCTGTCGGCGCTTCTCATTGCGGAACAGAGCGGGGAGCAGGAGGCGGGCCGTGAGGTCGCCTGATGCGCCGAGGATCGCCAGTGTGGGGGCCGGGGCCATGTGCTCCTCCGTGTCGGGTCCGGCCCGCCACGCTAGCGGCCCCTGCCGCGTGCGGTGCCGGGCACGAACACGCGAGCGTTCAGGACCTTCCCGGTCGGCGCGAGGGGCTGAGATCGTCGAGCCTCCGGTGTGCCGACTCCGGCAGGAACGGGACGAGCACGAGCGCAGCCACGAGGGGGGCGATCCCCAGGAGGGCGACGGCGCGGCCGATGCCACCCAGAGGACCCGAGAGAGCCCCTGCGGCGACGAGCCCGACGATCGACCCGCTCACCCCGCAGACGAGAAGCATCGCCGAGGATGTGCCGCGCACCTCCGTGGGGAACAGCTCGGTGGAGAACGCTCCCTGGGCGGGGCCGTACGTACCCACGATCACGATGCCCACGGCCGACGTGATCCACAACGCCGCGCCGTCGGACAGGTAGAAGGCGACGGTGAAGAGCGTGGCGCACGCCAGGCCGATGCTGAGCAGGGGCTTGCGCCCACGCGTCTCCGCCAGCCGCGCGCCGATCAGGACGCCGATCAGGGCGGGAAGACCCTGTGTGACGCTACGGAACAGCGTGATCCCCGCTCCGGAGAACCCCCGGTCGTCCTCCAGGTAGACGTTGATGAGCTGCGACGAGGGGGCGGCGAGCACGGAGGTGAGGAACGTGAAGAGGGCCAACACGAGGATCCGCCTGCCGAAGCGTCCCGACACGACCTCGTCGGCCTGGCCGCGTTCCTCGGGCGGGAGGTCGAGATCCCGGTAGCGCGTCGTCTCGGCGAGCACCCGCGACAGCCGGGGGAGGAACACGATGCTGAGCGCGCTGAGCACGAACGCGATGCGCCACGCTTCGGTGCCGAGGTCGCTGAGGGGGAGGAGGAGGACGGTCACGGCGAAGCCGGCGCCGCCCGCCAGACTCAGCATCGCCACGGAGAAGGCCCGCGCCCCGTCGGGAGCCTCCTCCACAGCGGCGATGACAGCGACCGGGATGGCCGCGTTCACGAGGCCACGCGTCACCACCTGTGTCGCCGTGAAGACACCGAGGCCGGGTGCGGCGGCTGCGACACCGTTCGCCACGGCGATCCCGATGAGCGACACGAGAAGGATCCGCCGGCGACCGCGCCGGTCGGCCAGCGCGGCGGCGACGATCGCCACGAGCGCCCCGACACGCGTGAACGCCAGTGACACCGTGAGGCCGCTGTCGGAGGTCCCGAAGGCATCCTGGATGAAGCCGGCGTTCTGGCCGAACAGGCCACCCCCGAAGCTGGCCAGCGCCGCGACCCAGGCGACGGCGCTGAGGAGCACCGCCTGGTCGGCGGTGAACGCCACCGGCGGTGTGATGGGGCTTCGTGCGGGCGGCGGGGGCGCGGGCACGCCGGCGACGGCGGCCTCCAGGGAGGCAGCGGCGTGGCGCAGGGCCCGCCCCAGCAGCACCCACACGAGGGGGTGGAAGAACCAACGGAAGTAGGCGACGGGGACGTCGCTGCGGGCCTCCAGGGTCACCGTGCAGCCGGCGTGCCCAGGGTCGTCCTCCGGGCGTACCGCCAGCGCGGCCGGCCCGGCGATCTGCACGGTCAGCGGTCCGGTGAGCTCGTGCGCCGGGCCCGTCAGGCCGAGGGCCCGGCGCGCGGCGGTGGCGGCGTCGTCGACCGACGCGTCGAGTCCAACGAGCATCCGACGCCGCACCTGCGGCATGCTACGGCCTCATCCCGGACGCCCCGGACCACGGAGGTCACCCATGGCGACGCTCGAGGTGGGAGACCGCGCCCCCGCCTTCACCCTGCCGGACCAGGACGGCGAGAAGGTCAGGCTCACTGCCTATGGAGGATCTCCGGTCGTCGTGTACTTCTACCCGAAGGCGAACACCGGTGGCTGTACCACGCAGTCGTGCAACCTCCGCGATGCCGAGCCGGGCCTGAGCGCGCTCGGGGCGTCAGTCGTCGGGATCTCTCCGGACCGGCCCGAGGCCCAGAAGAAGTGGGACGACAAGCACGAGTTCGGGTTCCCGCTGCTCTCGGACCCGAACCACGCCATTGCGGACAAGTACGGCGTGTGGGGCACCAAGAAGCTGTACGGCCGCGAGTACGAGGGAATCATCCGGTCGGCCTTCGTCGTCGATGGCTCCCGCAAGATCGCCGGGGCGTTCTACAAGGTGTCGCCGAAGCAGACCGTCACGAAGGTCCTTTCGGTTCTCGAGGATCTCCAGCCCTGAGGGTGGGGGAACGCCCTCAGGCTCCGACGGCGTGGAAGCCGCCGTCGACGTGTACGACCTCTCCGGTGGTGGCGGGGAAGAGGTCCGAGAACAGGGCGGTCACGGCGCGCGCCACGGGCTCGGGGTCGCGAACGTCCCATCCCAGGGGTGCGCGCTCGGCCCAGACCTCTTCGAACCTCTCGAACCCGGGGATGCTCTTGGCGGCCATGGTCCGCAACGGCCCGGCAGCGACGAGGTTGACCCGGATGTTCTCCGGCCCTAGTTCGCGCGCCAGGTAGCGCGCGGTGGACTCGAAGGCGGCCTTGGCCACACCCATCCAGTCGTAGACGGGCCAGGCGACCGAGGAGTTGTCGAAGTCGAGACCGACGATCGCGCCGCCTCCCTGCATGAGCGGTCGGACGGATCCGGCGAGCCCCGCGAGCGAGTGTGCCGAGATCCGCAGGGCCGTGCTCACGTCCTCCCACGGCGCCTCGAGGAAGCCGCCCCCCAGGCAGGTCTCGGGCGCGAAGGCCACAGCGTGCAACACGCCGTCGACCGAGCCCCAGCGCTCGCCGAGATCGTCGGTGAGGGCGGCGAGGTTCTCGGGCTCGGTGACGTCGAGCTCGAGCACGTCGGGCGTCTCGGGGAGTCTCCGGGCGGCGCGTTCGGTGAGGCGCGCCGCGCGCCCGAAGGAGGTGAGGACGATCTCGGCGCCTTCCTCCTGAGCATGGCGGGCGGCGGCGAACGCGATCGAGGAGTCGGTGAGCACGCCGGTGATGACGAGTCGCTTGCCGTCGAGCAGCATCGGGTCAGTCGGGCGGCGTGAGGATCACGGTGGC
This Acidimicrobiia bacterium DNA region includes the following protein-coding sequences:
- a CDS encoding MFS transporter — encoded protein: MPQVRRRMLVGLDASVDDAATAARRALGLTGPAHELTGPLTVQIAGPAALAVRPEDDPGHAGCTVTLEARSDVPVAYFRWFFHPLVWVLLGRALRHAAASLEAAVAGVPAPPPPARSPITPPVAFTADQAVLLSAVAWVAALASFGGGLFGQNAGFIQDAFGTSDSGLTVSLAFTRVGALVAIVAAALADRRGRRRILLVSLIGIAVANGVAAAAPGLGVFTATQVVTRGLVNAAIPVAVIAAVEEAPDGARAFSVAMLSLAGGAGFAVTVLLLPLSDLGTEAWRIAFVLSALSIVFLPRLSRVLAETTRYRDLDLPPEERGQADEVVSGRFGRRILVLALFTFLTSVLAAPSSQLINVYLEDDRGFSGAGITLFRSVTQGLPALIGVLIGARLAETRGRKPLLSIGLACATLFTVAFYLSDGAALWITSAVGIVIVGTYGPAQGAFSTELFPTEVRGTSSAMLLVCGVSGSIVGLVAAGALSGPLGGIGRAVALLGIAPLVAALVLVPFLPESAHRRLDDLSPSRRPGRS
- the fabI gene encoding enoyl-ACP reductase FabI encodes the protein MLLDGKRLVITGVLTDSSIAFAAARHAQEEGAEIVLTSFGRAARLTERAARRLPETPDVLELDVTEPENLAALTDDLGERWGSVDGVLHAVAFAPETCLGGGFLEAPWEDVSTALRISAHSLAGLAGSVRPLMQGGGAIVGLDFDNSSVAWPVYDWMGVAKAAFESTARYLARELGPENIRVNLVAAGPLRTMAAKSIPGFERFEEVWAERAPLGWDVRDPEPVARAVTALFSDLFPATTGEVVHVDGGFHAVGA
- the bcp gene encoding thioredoxin-dependent thiol peroxidase, whose product is MATLEVGDRAPAFTLPDQDGEKVRLTAYGGSPVVVYFYPKANTGGCTTQSCNLRDAEPGLSALGASVVGISPDRPEAQKKWDDKHEFGFPLLSDPNHAIADKYGVWGTKKLYGREYEGIIRSAFVVDGSRKIAGAFYKVSPKQTVTKVLSVLEDLQP